In Juglans microcarpa x Juglans regia isolate MS1-56 chromosome 1S, Jm3101_v1.0, whole genome shotgun sequence, the genomic stretch TCCTGCAGATATGGATCGCTTCCTCTTTCACCAAAAGGGTTCGTGAAATCGTATGATTCGGGCCATATAGTATTAATGATGGGACTTCATTTTTTGTGTGGAATATGCTTGAATTTATTCTTAGGATCTGCTTTATACCGATGGACTTGATGATCTAGATCAATGGTTGGAAGTTTTTTCCCCTCTTTATGATCAATTTCtcattaaattaatatagaaattcAAAGGGTTTAAATCTCTATCAACACCGGCCGGTTACAATGAAATACAGGCcgtaaaaatatttctaaaaaaatttgacaaCGGAATAAAAAGTTTGGTTTTGAATGATATTCTTTTCATGTCAATTAGATGAGCAAAGAACCAtcataaaagataaattttcatgCAGTTCTTTTCTATTGCTCAAAAGCTCGTGGGCTCCTTATCTTTTTTCccccatttttgtttttttactggaaaaaaaaaaaaagaaattgtgatACTGTGATTGAGAATCAAATCCAACAGTGTCAAAATACATAGAaccaatttttgaaaaaagagaagacaAAGAGCCGACAAGCTTATGAGCAATAAGGAAATAAAACAGCGGGGCACGTACAAGACGAGTGGAGTAAAAACGGTGCCTAAGACTAGAGGCGCATGATGGTTGGAAGAAGGGTAGAGGGAGAGTTGTGGGGGTGGGGGACTTTGTCCTCCTTGGAGCACCGACAAACGGTGGTGAGAGAACCTAACACGGAAGTTAGGGAACCGAACAAGTTGGTGGAGGAGAAAAAAGCAAGTTGAAAATGTGCAATCTTTTGTTATCTCCCTTGATCCTCCCCCTCCTTTTATagatctcttttatttttcagacAAGCAGCCATTGTGAAGGAACCCATCACGTCTTTtcacaaaaagcaaaaaaaaaaaaaaaaaaaaaaatctcagacaGGATATATGTATTTACAAGGGCTCAGATTTTGAGTATCTTATGATGAGAATTTGAGGACGTAATTTGTGACACGGAATATTAGTTCTGACCAACTTTGAGGATAAGGGTAAGGGGCACAGTACCATATTTGTGTACATACATTTATAAGACTGATCAAAAAGTGGCTTTTATCATGTATATGGTCATGATAGAGTTCAACATTTACTCTTTTAACTTCACCCAAAACGGGTGGGTGTATGGCCATAGCCATACCGTCCCGAATGAGTGTAATATCGATTATCTAGCTGGCTCTACGAAATTCTCTCTCAAATTTGAGTTGGCCCTCCTGACATGTATACATATGTAGCCGATGAAAAAAGCAATGGGCTCGTTTTGCACTGGCCAGCCCTTTTAGTACAAGTTGTTGAGATCCTTTCTATAAGAATTTTTCGACAATGTGCAGTAAATGCCATGCCTAATGGGCTTGATCCAAAACAGCCCAATCCGCAGAAAGAAGCTATTTCTCCCTTAAACCCTCCTTTCACTCTTGTATTCTCCGTCCCAAGACTCCCAAGTCCAAAGCCGCTGTAAACCCTAAGGAATGTCGCTTTTCCATAAGCTTCCACACAAATCTCATAATCTCCTTTCTATCATTCTCCTCGGCACCCGGTCTTTTACTActcaaaaccctaatcctaaCTCATTCCCTCTTGAGCCGACCTCTGCCTACTATGACGAACTGGTCCTCGCCGCAGGCCGTTCCAGAGACTTCGAAGAGCTCCGCCACCTCCTCAACAAGCGCATAAGGGACGGTTGCTTCAACACCTCCAAAACGTTCAAGTTCATCTCCAACAACGACGCCTCCCTGTCCATAATCGACGACCTTTCTCAGACCCTAGCTCGCCTCGACAAAGGGTTACCCCGGCAAAGTGCGCACAATTCGCTCATCTTGCGACTATGCAAATTGGGTCGAGTCGAAGAGTCCCTGCGCCTGGTCGACACTATGGCGCGCGGGGAATACGGTTTAAATGCGTCTAGTTTTCAGCCCATCCTGAGCGTGCTCACGAGGAAAAAGGAAATGGAGGCCGCATGGGGCGTGATGAGCCAGATGAGAAAGTATCAGATCCCGCCGGATCTGACGAGCTATAATTACTTTCTGATGGCGTACTGTTTCTCCGGAGATTTGACTGCGGCGGCCGAAGTGCTAACAAAAATGGTGGGGGAGGGGCTGAGAGCGGATACGCGTACGTACGACGCGCTATTGTTAGGCGCGTGTAAGGTGGGAAGGTGGAAGGTGCTCTGGCGTTGCTGCGGAGGATGGTTGACGACGGAGTACCGATGCTATTGTCCACGCACATGAACGTTATAAATGCGCTGTTGCGGATGGGGTATTACGAGCAAGCGATAGAGTATGCGAGGTGTTTTGCTGGGAAGGACACGTGGTTGGACGACCACATGTTCGGGTGTTTGGCTAGCAAGCTCATAAAGTCGAGTAGGTTCGATGAAGCGAAGTTGATACTGGAGGAAATGAACCAAAGGGGCTTGAAGATGGCCGATAAACTGAGGGACTTTTACCGTCTCAATGTTAAAGATAAAGAAGATACATAATTTCGAGCCGTCTGACGTCTGAGGCCGTGGATTGATTTTACAAAAGATGATGATTAGAACGTGAATTCCCATCCATTTTGTGCTGaagaaatttataaagaaaGCCAATGCTGAAACAGAATTGTCTAtcaatatactatttttttaccttttgcaTATTCTATTTAAACTTTGATCTCATATTGACTTGTCCATCTATTTATCTATAATGAACTGTGCTACCACGAAATGGAACCCTCTTCCTGCAGTACTGAGAAGCCCATCGTCCAAAAGAAGGTGAACGTTGGGAACATTCAGGAATTCGCCCGCACTACTGACTTCTAGTATTACTCTCGATATTAGAAtctaattttcttctttaagagaaaaaaaaaaaaaaaaagggaaacaaagaaaaattttagtaTCCCCACCataatttaacaataataataataaaacatgtGTAGATTTAAAAGTTGATATATTCCTAAGACTTTGCAAGGCAGAAGCATTCACCTCCAAAATAAATATCTGCATCTTGAGGACCAGTCGCCAAGGTCGAACAAAAGgtcttatttaataaattaaaatagctCTGAATCATGCTGTAGTATGTCTCACTTGCATAAATGGATTTGGAAGCAATTTTCTTGGAGCCTCAGTCAAATCTCTCCCTGACAAATTTTTTACAGAAAGTCCTAGAATTTCCATCAATTGCGGGAAGAAACTTTCAAACACTCTATTGCAGGAAGCAATGGAACTCCTTGCAGAAAGAAAGGAATCTATCACATGCTCTCTGTCgaggagaaagaaaggaaggaaacaaaacaaatcaaattcaTTCCCGGGTTAGCTTAAATGTAGCATGCAACCATAACAAACTAAGCCAGCTGCTGGTATACATAACACAAATGCTCCCAAACCAATAGCATAGGTTCCTAACAAATCATTAGTACAGTTAATGTATCATGCGGCCATAACAACAAATGTTCCAACGTCAATATCTGTAGAGATTTGAGGGAGGCGATGGTTCGGGATGCAACATTTTCCAACTGTTTCTGAGGATGTGCAGAGGGATACCAGCGACGGAGGAGTTGGCTTTGCGTGAGGAGAAATCGATGGAAGAATTGGTTTTTTTGGTTGAGATGATGGTTAGGATGCAAAGAGATGGACACCCAACCGTGAGAAAGGAGGAAAGGATGGAGAGataaacaaaagagaaaatatatgaagttcTATTGAATGGGAGGGAGAAAAGTCTTGAGAAAAATTTGAACTTTCGgggtgtataaaaaaaaaaattaagaaaaaagaatgccCAACCACTgtatcattacatatttattgagTCACTGTTTTTACAGTACTTTTGCCTACACCACTGTACATATAGCTGAGGACTGGCTACAATTTTATTACTGATTTTGAAGATATATAGATATCGACTGGTGAACTCAAATATTTACATACTTTTTGTCTTCCCTTATGGATTTTGGACAATGTTCAAATTACTACTACATGAACGACAGATTGGTCATGATTCACACCCATCCATCCGGCCTCCGTGCCGGCCACGAATCTGAAATTTATTTGAGTGTCGGAAGAAAGAAACTTTTGGAGTGGGGTCTTTTTGGTGGTACATGAACAAAacagaggaggaaaaaaaagaaaaaaaaagaaaaaaaaactattttcgcATATATAATAAAGTCGTTCCGTCCAACTGCAATACGGGAGCTGACGTCAGCGCCGGTCACAATGCACGGCCAATTTCACTTTGCCTCCAAATCCGAAGCTTCACATCCTTCCATTCCCTCCCAACCCACCAATACCTCCGGCGTGCTTAGCACCGAGTCCACGACCTTCTTTAATCCTGTTTCCACGCCGGCCCGACCACATATATGGACCGCCCGAGTCCGCATCCCCCCACTATCCGAACCCACATCGGTTCCGGCGGCGGTGGCGGACGAGAGGACTGTTGGAGCGAAGGCGCTACCGAGACACTAATCGAGGCCTGGGGAGACCGTTATGTCCAGCTCAACCGCGGTAATCTCCGTCAGAAGGACTGGAAGGAAGTCGCCGACTCTGTCAACGGACGTCAAAACGGCTTAAAGCCCCGCAAGACGGACATCCAGTGCAAGAACCGGATCGACACATTGAAGAAGAAGTACAAGTTGGAGAAAGCCAAACCCTCTCCGTCCAAATGGCCCTTCTTTTACCGCCTCGAGTCGCTTATCGGCACTAACGCCGTCACCAAGAAGCCCACCACCGTTGGTTTCACAGCCAAGTCCTCCAAACCTAAACCCAACCCTAACCCTAGCCCCGTGGTTTACTCTGGTGTTGGGTCCTCGGACAGTTCGCTTGGTGACGGTGATGATGACGACCACGAGGATGAAGACGACGAAGATGAAGTAGGGTTTGATGGAAGAGTGGCGAGGAAGCATCGGATGGAGAGCGTAGACTTATCCGATGGGGCGGCGTGCAGGGAATTGGCGAGAGCTATATTGAAGTTTGGGGAGATCTACGAGAGGATTGAGAGCTCGAAGCACAAGCAGATGATGGAGCTGGAGAGGCAGAGGATGGAGTTTACTAAGGACCTTGAGTTTCAGAGGATGAATATGTTCATGGATGCGCAGTTGGAGATTGAAAAAATGAAGCGCCCTAAGTACGCGCAGGGCTCAGGTGACATTCTCAAAGATCTaaattttctatctttattgTTTGatgattcaaattttcttggtgtttaatttggaaaataattaGTTGAATTGAttgtattttgattatatttttgtggGCAAATTGTAATATGGAAATCCCCAGTTCAAATTGGAACAGGTCATCGCAAGTTCACATATTGTGGGTAATTTTAGATTCTGATCGTATTTCGTAGGgatattggaatttgaaatgCCAATTTTCTTATATGATATTGTTTTTAGCCATTATTTGGTTTTGTTAATGGGAATTATGAAGCGAAGTAATTAAAAAGGATAGTATGAGCAGGAACGGCTTTCGATTGTCCCCGTACTAATTTCAGAGTATGGTGGTGTTGAATAGTTAATCTCATTGATTTAATGTTGTTATGCTCAAAACCTATAAGTAGTTTTGGTTGCACGACTTAATTTCGTTAAGATGGTTGAATGGTTTTGTACGATTGATCGTAAGAAGCTCTCAGGCCGTGACAAGCATTTTCTTGCTTGTTCTGCATCAGCGTTTTTGGGAGCAAGCTACTGTCCGCTAATGTTCCATATCAGGTGGATGCTCATTTGCAAAAAGatacttactatttttttaaacaagatcaaaggattttccttttaatttttcttgtttgatgagttccttttttcttaaatttatggGTTCGCATCATCAAGAAAGGGGTAAATATGCAGAAGTTGGATTTATGGGTTTGATTTCATTCATCTCTCAAGAGTCGGGAGGGGCTGTAGTTCTCATGACCAGTAACTTCTGGGCCAATTAGTTTAATCTCCATTGTGGAATCATGCAAAGTTATCATGAATAGACTGGtgtttttatgttatattattctAGAACGTCTCCACTTTACAGTGATGGATCATCTGTTTTTGATATTTCCATCCATTGGTTTGTGATGTGTGTGAtagactgatttttttttttttttttttttataggtttttcaaaaatgattaCTGAGTTTATTTTGAGTATGATGGCATTATCCTTATTAAAGTCAAGTACTAAGATTCGCACTTGGCCTTGAATATAGTTAAGCTGCTCAAATTTGATCAGGCTGGACTGCGCAACCAAATTTAATGTTGTCCTTGTTAGGGTTATATTGTTAGTTGCAGGTGGTATGCCAGGCTCAGGTTGGCAGTTAAGCCCATTGACCTGGATAGCTGCTCTAGTAATTAGAAGCCATAAGCATATAGGGGTGCGAAGATGGATGGATGTATGCTTTATATTTGTACTGTTTGTGGTTCCATGATTTAGAAATTTGTTATGCTGGGtgctttatatattattaatatatatataagcacaaTTTTAGACAGTTGACTGATATGTAAGAGCAGGGAACTCCAACTAATTACGATTTACTGCATGGTATTTcgctcttattttttaaatttgcaaGTGCAGCTTAAGGCCATGCCTTTAATGTCTTCCGAAGTTCGTGAGGCTTGTAAAATTGGGATTGTCTCCCTATGAGTCTAACCAGGTTCTTTTGTTAATTTGCATGCCTTTTAACAGGGAAGAAGCTATAAACTGAGATTGCAGGAGTGCTTTTTCACTTTGCACAGGGAACTGCAGCTcggtgatttcttttgaaatccacttttgaactcTTCTGTTTACAGTATGCGTTGTCATATTACTTGCAGTTTCAACTTCAAAGCATATGAAGACGGTGTGGCATTGTTGTCATCGCTGTGATCAGTGTACATGAGTTGTAGTATTGTCTTAAATTTTTTGTGCTTATGATGTATTTTGTAATCCCGGCATGTTTATGACCTGGTTTTATTCATGGATCTGAAAGTTTTTATGGTGAACTGACTAGTTTGTGATGCTTGTTTCTCACATGAAGGAAATTGATGTTGCTTCAACTTGCATGGGTCTTATAATTATGTTGTCGGACTCCTGCACATTATTGAGTAAAAAGATGAACAAGACAATACCTTACGAGTCACCACTCACTCACTAGGCCTTTTGTTTCCTTGAAGTTCTaggataattatatatttaaaatctctaaaaaaaaaaaaaaaaaaaaacaacggaAAATCCGAAATGAGTCTCGATAGATTTTATGAACCAACAGGAGGGATGTTGAAATAGAAACCAAGAAAGCTGTAATTTGGTGAACTATGAACGGGTCAACAATCGATTACGGTCTTTTGCATTACTCTCCTCGTTGCCTAATGATATCTTGTTTGGTAGTTTACCATCAGATGTTGAGAACGTTTTAGAGGGTTCTGAgcttgttaaattttttttttagatgatgtaTCCTGTATTCACTTTTATGCCTGAAGATGGAAACAgggttatcattttttttttctttttctcgttGATGTAGAGAGGAATCGATTTCTATTACGTTTTTCTAACTTTTGTAACCATTACCATATTTGAGATGCATGTAGTGTACAGAGTCACTTTGGATTCGCATTGCAACGAATAATGCCAATGGCACGTTGTGGGGTTAGTGAAATCATAACACTGCTCTCTGTTGCATGTAAACAGTGGGCACCGACTCTCACAGATTCCTACTTTTTGCTGCGTGCGAGTGCAACCGTGCAAGGCTAAAATATTCTTGacttttattgaatttattctttGGGATGTATTGCTCGCGGACCGGTAGTTGAGATTGCTCAAGCTACTCTTCGTTCTATTAATTGCACTCTGGTCGGCGGATCGGATGATTTGGATTGTGATTCAGATTGCCTTGTTTATAAAGGATCGAAAAGGTAACAAAGGTATACAGATACTAATCcatttcaaagaaaatcaagCAATGCTTTGCAGCAGCTGAATTGCACGAGATCACTCTGGCTAATCAAGATTTGTATCAATTTCTGCTTCCATATGCTCGGAGTTTCTTTAATTGGCATAGGATATTTACTTGATCTTCCCGTTAAGAACATATCTGTGAAGGCAAGATttccatgagagagagagggggagagagagagagagagaaagatcaaAGATCATAATACATAAGGGCTGTGGCCAAAATCATTGACCGGTCCATATTGGGTCAAATCAGATGAAGTCTGGCTGAAACTATAATTCAGGCCATTGCAAGCGGGAACATCAGGGTAAGGAGGCATGATAACGTGATCATCCCAGACaagagaagaagaacaagatgaggctgatgatgatgaagaagcaGCATAGCGAGCAAGACAGGCTCTAGCAATGGCGAGGTCATGCTGGAGCTCAACCATCTTTCTTTGCAACGAAGTTATGGCACCAATGCAACCATAAACCGGGTCCCGAAGCCTTGCCTCGGCCTCATACGCCAGTGAATTCACGGTGTCCTCGCGTTGCTCCTCCGGTACTTCAGTGAGGATCTTGCTCACATTGCTTGCTCCAAATACCTTGTGAACATTGGCAAATTTGGAAGGCTCATCGGAGCAAAAGTAGGGTGCAAATATACATTTGGGAGTACATCTTCTTTTCAACAATTTGCAAGCTGCACAAGAAGAAGATGAACGGGGCTCATGACCCTTCATGCTTTCCCCCACATCTACTTCTTGTGCCCAATGTCCAATTCTCCTCTCAACTACCTCGTATTTATAGCCTCGTGCTTACTATAATTGTCTGTGTTCtcatgttttaattaattaaagtagCTCGGTTGCTAACAGCAGCACCTAAGTCGCGCGTTCCTCCAAACCAGGCCCACATCTACATGGCCCATTTTCTGTGAAGTTGATAAAAGagcaataaaataatatttgaactttGGGAGTGGAAAGGGCTCAAATAATTGAACATGGGGACAGCCTAATATGTATTGAGTAAGCTGTGGTAGACATGATAGTTCATCAGGAAAGATGAGATGCTTCATTTGACTGAATAAAggagaaatttcacaaaaaagGAGTGTACTACTCCTCAAGAAAGTTTGATTTATCCACAACAAGGCAAAATACAAGTGCAAGTTAGGAATCTACAATAGATAGTGGagccaaagagaaaaaaagcTAATAGGCCATGCGTGTTTGAGCTTTTTCTATgatttattttcccttttttttggTGGTAGCAAAGTgaaaacatcacattttttttgtaatattgcATGCTCATGtgattgtttatatattttcttcggTTCACAATTTTAAAGTATTCGATCGGATTGTAATTTTTTAGtgatattttggttttcttttgtgAAGTGCGTGCGTGTTTtgtttaaacataaaataacacAACTTTAAGTTTCttacaagatttatttatttatttaaaaaaaaaaaaaaagcaaatgaatGGAAGGGGGGGCCGTGCCAAAATTGAAGAGGATCAACAGGCGTACGAGGTGTCGGTCTCTATAGGTGGTTTCTTACaactttttataagaatttaatttgtaattttgtttatttgtttcttaatcttaatgtgtatatatatatatataagtatgtaattttttttaagattttgcaTATTATCTACGTTGGCATGGCATAACTAGAGGCTAGAGCCCGATACAAATCGACCAACAAAAGAATACGAAAACATATATGATTAATTTGGTCAAGTTGTAAAAAGTTCAATTTCGAAGTGGATGGATACATTATAAAGTGGGCAAATGAAaaggaagtatttttaatatttaaagatttcTAAAAGTAGGATGACGTCATGTTCGTTTGATAAGTTaaatcagaagaaaaaaaaaagttttagttGCTATTTTACTCAAATTATAAGggaaatttgataaagtgaCTTTAGAGGGTGAGTCGTTAGTGGCTGCTTCGACCATCATgaacccacccccccccccctttgaCACAAGTTCGGCGCATTTAAGATCTAATTTGGATAGTTTTgacaataaattattattatttattattttattattattatttaatattttatcattatttatttattactatttacagaatccttcaaaatatcttattatctaAATGCAACCAACTCATGCATTCTCAAGACACTCTTCTTGTACATCTTTTCAAACACAACATTTGATTCCAAATTTCATCGCATTTTATTACCATTGCCAACCATACATAAGCTAGCGCTAAGAGAAAaggcacacatatatatatatatatatatacatatatacgcGCGCGCGTACAGATCAGGGGGGTAAAGGCCATAATtcagttttactttttttttgtttttgtttcttcacTGGtcgggataaaaaaaaaaaaaaaaaaaaaaaaaaacggaagGAAATTGTCACTTCAAACAATTTGTGGTAGAGAGTGGAAAAAGGGAGAAAGAAGATAATGCTCCTCCATCCAAGAATCAGCCCACTTGTTAATGCCCATCGTTTTCCCAAAAGACACTATCTCGAAAATGGAAGTCTCCGATCTCAACTCACTCACGCGCCATTCATTGCAAGACCAAACTCAAACCTCACGATGGAATTAGATCAACGGATGCTGTGTCATACGCGGGGGTACCATAGCTTGatctttatttaattaattaaattaattatatatatcatgtgtttgataattttgtctgaggagggggagggggaggggtggcGTTAGAATCATGTGGTGTTAGTAACTGTAGCTTGACTTTGGCGGAGGGTGCTTATGCGTTGCTTCCACAACACCCACTAACTACCATTTATTTCTTTGCCACTTCTTGTCTCGATGATAAAGCTATGTATGTACCacgtttgagagagagagagagagatggcatgGCAGGCCGAATGAAATGGGTCTGCTTCATCATGTGTTTTAACCATTTTCCATTTATCCATAAGGTAGGGTTTATTAAAGATAGAGGATTCTGCATTCCGTGGAGAAACGAcgtcctttatatatataatcaagttTCATTGAATGAACActgaacagagagagagagagaagtgaatTCACAGAACGTCTTCAAAGTTCAGTTGTCACTAACTTTGGAACTCGCCACACGAAGGGTCAGagattaaacaaaaaaaggggtgcattaaaaagagagagagaacatgtgTTTGCTGGAAAGGGGTGAGGCAGGTAAGAGTATGAAAAAGAAAGGTTATGTTTGGTTCATGAAACGTGGTTTTCAACATGTTGTACTTGTACTAGTTTTCAGGAGTAAAGAGATACTGATGTAAAACAATGCATGAGGAAAAGGTCCTCTTACCCGAACCCCTCTTCTCGACGTGTCTTTTTCATCCATAAAACACATCTCATTTCTGTGGTCGTGCCCCCCCTCCTTCAGTCCTCGTCTTCCCCTTCCCCACCCCCccaactaaataaaaaaaaaaagggtatctAGGACTGTATTAACTCCATCTTTGCATATACTACTAACTTTTTCTGATCTGATTTACTTTGTTTCAAGTATCTTCCCTCCCCCGGCCCCCCACCCAACCCCTTGAGGTGAATCGAGCTTTGAAAGTCAGGATGGTTGGACATGGACCAAACCGCATAAAAAGTCTATTTGTGGCCCATGTCTAGCCCTCAAGAGTTGGGCTGGTATCACTCAAATTCACAATGAATTAGATTGTGTACCCATTCAGCCTATGAGATATGGGTTTTATGACCTTCCGATCTTCAAACGTtgtactttctttctttcttacgCTCTTCGATATCTTCACATATCCTTTATAGATCTCTAAAAgactaaaataaaaacaatgaaacaacaataataataataagaaaatttgaGCTGACTTCAAAATTGTCGTCTTATTCCGCATAAGTCAAACAGCCAATTCCAATTCAGATTTCAGCAGGTCGCCTAGTCGCATATGGGATGCTTCTCTTATATATAGGTAAATTGAAGAGAAAATGAGTAACGTTTTATTAGGCTTTGTTCtgctcttaaaaaaatacaacggaagagaaaaggaaagatagagagagaaattaaatatgactGTTTT encodes the following:
- the LOC121246044 gene encoding LOB domain-containing protein 21, which produces MKGHEPRSSSSCAACKLLKRRCTPKCIFAPYFCSDEPSKFANVHKVFGASNVSKILTEVPEEQREDTVNSLAYEAEARLRDPVYGCIGAITSLQRKMVELQHDLAIARACLARYAASSSSSASSCSSSLVWDDHVIMPPYPDVPACNGLNYSFSQTSSDLTQYGPVNDFGHSPYVL
- the LOC121246042 gene encoding LOW QUALITY PROTEIN: pentatricopeptide repeat-containing protein At3g56030, mitochondrial (The sequence of the model RefSeq protein was modified relative to this genomic sequence to represent the inferred CDS: inserted 1 base in 1 codon) — protein: MSLFHKLPHKSHNLLSIILLGTRSFTTQNPNPNSFPLEPTSAYYDELVLAAGRSRDFEELRHLLNKRIRDGCFNTSKTFKFISNNDASLSIIDDLSQTLARLDKGLPRQSAHNSLILRLCKLGRVEESLRLVDTMARGEYGLNASSFQPILSVLTRKKEMEAAWGVMSQMRKYQIPPDLTSYNYFLMAYCFSGDLTAAAEVLTKMVGEGLRADTRTYDALLLGACKXGKVEGALALLRRMVDDGVPMLLSTHMNVINALLRMGYYEQAIEYARCFAGKDTWLDDHMFGCLASKLIKSSRFDEAKLILEEMNQRGLKMADKLRDFYRLNVKDKEDT
- the LOC121246043 gene encoding trihelix transcription factor ASIL2 isoform X2 — its product is MDRPSPHPPTIRTHIGSGGGGGREDCWSEGATETLIEAWGDRYVQLNRGNLRQKDWKEVADSVNGRQNGLKPRKTDIQCKNRIDTLKKKYKLEKAKPSPSKWPFFYRLESLIGTNAVTKKPTTVGFTAKSSKPKPNPNPSPVVYSGVGSSDSSLGDGDDDDHEDEDDEDEVGFDGRVARKHRMESVDLSDGAACRELARAILKFGEIYERIESSKHKQMMELERQRMEFTKDLEFQRMNMFMDAQLEIEKMKRPKYAQGSA
- the LOC121246043 gene encoding trihelix transcription factor ASIL2 isoform X1, with translation MDRPSPHPPTIRTHIGSGGGGGREDCWSEGATETLIEAWGDRYVQLNRGNLRQKDWKEVADSVNGRQNGLKPRKTDIQCKNRIDTLKKKYKLEKAKPSPSKWPFFYRLESLIGTNAVTKKPTTVGFTAKSSKPKPNPNPSPVVYSGVGSSDSSLGDGDDDDHEDEDDEDEVGFDGRVARKHRMESVDLSDGAACRELARAILKFGEIYERIESSKHKQMMELERQRMEFTKDLEFQRMNMFMDAQLEIEKMKRPKYAQGSGKKL